The window AGCCCCACTTTTCTGGGATAAACTGCCTGCCAAAAAAGCCGCCGTAATGTGGGCCAACAACCTGGCTCTGGTGGATTATGCCTTTGACCCGGCCACAGTCTCACCCGGTCACACCGCCCGTTTAAATTTGGCCTGGCAAATTTTGGGGTATACCGGCCTGGCGCAGAAAATGTTTTTGCAGGTGTTGGATAGCCGGGGCCGGCCGGCGGGTCAGCAGGAAGTTGATCCCATCTCCAGAAAAATGTATCGCTGGCGCGATGAGGGCCTTATTTTTGAGCAACATTACCTTCCAATAGCCTCTGCCGCGGAGCCTGGACTCTATTTTGTCCGGCTTGGTTTTTTTGACCCCCAAACCGGCCAGCGCTTGCCGACGCAGAATTTGGATCATACTTCCTTAGGTGATGAATGGATTGTGGGGCCGCTGGACGTAAGCGTCAAGGGGAGTGCGCCCAGATCGCCCCAACAGCCGGTTAGGGCCAGGCTGGGCGAACAATTTGAATTTTTGGGATATTCGTTTTATCCTATGGCCGCGGAAAACGCAACCGAGATAGAGCTTTACTGGCAAGCTCGCGCACCGGGTGAGATTGATTACACCGTTTTTGTGCAGGCGCTTGACGCCCAAAATCAGGTGATAGCCCAGGTTGACGCCCAACCGCTGGCCAACATTTATCCCACCTCGCGCTGGCAGCCGGGGGACATTATCCGGGAAAAGTTTATCTTGCCGATAGCCGCGAGTGAATTACAGGATCGCCGGTTAGTGACCGGCATGTACAATTTAGCTACCGGGGCGCGGTTGCCGGTTTACAGTGAGCATGGCGATTTGTTGCCGGATAGTGTCATTCAGTTATTAGAGTAGGTTAGCCAAAGGTAATAGCGTGTTAAGTAAGGTAAGATCACACTTTTTTGAACACGGCAAACTATATATTTTGATTGTTGTTTTTTTGTTATTGACTTCAACTTATAACATCACCTTGCCCTTGGGGCGTGGTTACGATGAGTTTGCTCATTTTCAATATATTCGTTTTATGGCTGAACATCTTCGTCCGCCGATGACTGAGACTGAACGGGGACAGGGAGGCTACAAATCTCGGCATCATCCTCCCTTCTATCAGGGTGTGGCAGGTTTTCTTTTCTCCTGGGTTGATTCAGAGGACACTGTTTTTAAACGGGTCGTGTATGGTGACATACCGCAAGAAGCATTGATCTTTGAAGTGCAGGACGTACATTGGTTTCTGCCCACGGAGATAATGAATTACCCTTACCAACAAGCTATCCTGTTGTGGCACTTGAGTCGACTGTTTTCCAGCTTGTTAAGTGCGGGCGCTATCATTGTTACTTATTTTACTGCGCTGGAATTATTTCCTGGCAAAAAAACATGGGTCTTGCTGGCGGCGGCTACTCTGGCCTTTATCCCTCGCTTTGTTTACACCAGTTCTGTTGCCAGTGATGATAATATGCTGGCCTTTTTAATGGCGCTTTATTTGTTTTTGATGGTGCGGCTGATAAAAGGGTGCGACCATTGGTGTTTGTTCATTCTTTTGGGTGTTGTGTTGGGTCTGGGCATTACCACCAAATTTTCTATTGGCCTGGTGCCAGTGATGACGATAGCTATCTTTGGTTTTTTGGCGTGGCGACAAAGCTGGCCCTGGAAAACCCTGGTTAAAAGGACGGCGGTGTTGACGTTAACTATCTGTCTTGTATCCAGTTGGTGGTTTATTTTTGTGATTTGGAATTTTAATAAGATAACAACCGAAGGGTTTTTTTGGGGTATTCTTAATGCTGTTCTGCCTCACGTGGTCAATAACGTGAGCGGGGCTGACCTGTTAGCCGCCTTTCAGGACCCTCCTATGGTGGAGCGTCAACCTTTGCTGATGGGGCCGTGGCTGATTCACCTGGGGCAGTCTTTTTGGGCGGTGCCATTTATTACAACCCTGACGGGATTTCCCCTGGAACCCGGCGTGTTTTGGCTTGTTTTGATGGTAGCAGGTTTGGTAATAGTAGGTTGGATCATGGTGTGGCCGCGCCTCAACCAAGTGCAGCAAATCAGCTTGGTGATTTTGGGGCTGTTTATCCTGTCCTTTTTACCCTTTATGTTAATGAGATATTATCTTAACGGTATCATTTTTGAGACAGCTCAAGGACGGCATATTCTTATGCCGGCAGCGGCGGCGGTTGGAATTTTACTGATGGTTGGTTGGGCAGGCTGGACTCGGCCAACGGTATTCAACTGGCTGCGGCCGCTCTTGCCTATGTTCCTGCTCTTTTGGAGTCTTATTCATCTCCATTATATCTACAATGTCTATCCCAAACCCTTACCCCTTTCCATCAATTCTACTACCATGCTCCAGGTTGATACACCTGTAAACCTGATGTTTTTTGATTCATTTGAATTTGTTGGCTACAACGTTGATGTTTTGCCAGATCAAGCCATCTTGGAAACCACTCTGGTTTGGCAGGCCCATCAGCCAGCGAGTAAAGATTATCTGGTGGAGGTGCAATTGCTGAATCAACAGGGTCAATTGGTTTC is drawn from Anaerolineae bacterium and contains these coding sequences:
- a CDS encoding glycosyltransferase family 39 protein; this translates as MLSKVRSHFFEHGKLYILIVVFLLLTSTYNITLPLGRGYDEFAHFQYIRFMAEHLRPPMTETERGQGGYKSRHHPPFYQGVAGFLFSWVDSEDTVFKRVVYGDIPQEALIFEVQDVHWFLPTEIMNYPYQQAILLWHLSRLFSSLLSAGAIIVTYFTALELFPGKKTWVLLAAATLAFIPRFVYTSSVASDDNMLAFLMALYLFLMVRLIKGCDHWCLFILLGVVLGLGITTKFSIGLVPVMTIAIFGFLAWRQSWPWKTLVKRTAVLTLTICLVSSWWFIFVIWNFNKITTEGFFWGILNAVLPHVVNNVSGADLLAAFQDPPMVERQPLLMGPWLIHLGQSFWAVPFITTLTGFPLEPGVFWLVLMVAGLVIVGWIMVWPRLNQVQQISLVILGLFILSFLPFMLMRYYLNGIIFETAQGRHILMPAAAAVGILLMVGWAGWTRPTVFNWLRPLLPMFLLFWSLIHLHYIYNVYPKPLPLSINSTTMLQVDTPVNLMFFDSFEFVGYNVDVLPDQAILETTLVWQAHQPASKDYLVEVQLLNQQGQLVSHWISHAADGLYPTRVWERGEIIYDRVKLPIYNLNAGSYTLQAYLLEAYQQPLLQVAGPLFSEP